In a genomic window of candidate division KSB1 bacterium:
- a CDS encoding tetratricopeptide repeat protein, with protein sequence MGCRTRLFGWPLSWRGELENSVVTYKKALEVLPDDAATLVNLGITYSHKADLEQAVACYQKALEFKPHNSMTWVNLGIAYQKRGELNSEIFAYKKAVEYNPWNALGHFNLGNYYYKQNNFANAIAAYRKAVEIDPGLALGHFYLGRAFVKSRDLASAASAFKAGLQYKPDESGAREMLRDIEAYLAKNKP encoded by the coding sequence ATGGGCTGTCGCACTCGCTTATTTGGCTGGCCTCTATCGTGGAGGGGTGAACTTGAGAATTCAGTTGTAACTTATAAGAAAGCCCTTGAAGTTTTGCCGGATGATGCTGCGACCCTGGTTAATTTAGGTATAACTTATAGCCACAAAGCTGATCTAGAGCAGGCGGTTGCATGTTATCAGAAAGCGTTGGAATTTAAGCCACATAATTCGATGACCTGGGTGAATTTGGGCATTGCCTATCAAAAACGAGGAGAACTAAATTCTGAAATTTTTGCTTACAAAAAAGCCGTCGAGTACAATCCGTGGAATGCTTTAGGGCATTTTAATCTCGGAAATTACTATTATAAACAAAATAACTTTGCCAATGCCATTGCAGCATATAGAAAGGCAGTTGAAATCGACCCGGGTCTGGCGTTAGGACATTTTTACCTCGGTCGTGCATTTGTAAAATCGAGGGACTTAGCAAGCGCTGCATCAGCATTCAAGGCTGGTCTGCAGTATAAGCCGGATGAGTCTGGTGCAAGAGAGATGCTAAGAGATATCGAAGCATATTTGGCAAAAAATAAACCGTAA